One window from the genome of Candidatus Liberimonas magnetica encodes:
- a CDS encoding glycosyltransferase family 39 protein, translating into MNNKSIYLILFFIVLFHLAGNYYWLKKNDVQYESCHPFAFYTSQVIFTGDSINVKSILRYCFDSYNYPPFQLLFGAAVMSASDRNFQALILVTNTFWMILSIFLTYKIGEFVHSKEAGITAALLLSMYPAFYLLSRHYTFHFALIPAVALSIYCLLKTEGFENTKWSVILGMSLLLGTLVKHPFIVFLAGPLVYMMSRALIKRAGITVIRNMIYSVAIGLSFDSVFYFNPNAVKKIISNNLLCDPAGPWYKLENLKVYTTGVPQSQLSPLLFLLFLFGLYIVIKKYKVAYVKVIFILWILVPLLILIFMPHNKESSYITPYLPALAVISAIGTAGLKRGPRYFILCFSFILSLLLYSELSSMINLNLQKINISIAPTMEMSYFRKDVFADNNEAYKAISSYIESKNNTEGIKTKTLVLVQNALEVNMNVIRNLSWHRKLDIDVFEGLPTDLFAPGKNYDTILFAGSPNRANTYKYLKLWGFLNKYRSKKTIYMKNALEVIAYTK; encoded by the coding sequence ATGAACAACAAGAGCATATATTTAATCCTGTTTTTCATTGTTTTATTCCATCTTGCAGGGAATTATTATTGGCTTAAAAAAAATGATGTCCAATATGAATCTTGCCATCCGTTCGCATTTTATACTTCTCAAGTGATTTTTACAGGGGATAGTATCAATGTAAAAAGCATTTTAAGGTACTGTTTTGATAGTTACAATTATCCGCCTTTTCAGTTGTTGTTTGGAGCCGCGGTTATGTCAGCCAGTGACAGGAACTTTCAGGCATTGATCCTTGTAACGAACACTTTCTGGATGATTTTGTCGATATTTTTAACTTATAAAATAGGCGAATTCGTTCATTCTAAAGAAGCAGGCATAACAGCAGCTTTGTTATTATCCATGTATCCTGCTTTTTACCTGCTTTCCAGGCATTACACTTTCCATTTTGCTTTAATACCCGCGGTTGCTTTATCTATTTATTGCCTCTTAAAAACCGAAGGTTTTGAAAATACCAAATGGTCGGTAATATTAGGCATGTCTCTCTTGCTGGGGACACTTGTAAAACACCCTTTTATTGTTTTTTTGGCCGGGCCTTTAGTTTATATGATGTCCAGGGCGCTTATAAAAAGGGCCGGTATTACCGTAATAAGAAATATGATTTATTCTGTAGCTATAGGGCTGTCTTTTGATTCGGTGTTTTATTTTAATCCAAATGCTGTTAAAAAAATCATTTCGAACAATTTGTTGTGCGATCCGGCCGGCCCGTGGTATAAACTGGAAAATTTAAAGGTTTATACTACCGGAGTACCGCAAAGCCAGCTGTCGCCGCTCTTGTTTTTATTGTTTCTTTTCGGTCTTTATATAGTGATAAAAAAATACAAAGTAGCTTACGTTAAGGTTATTTTCATTTTATGGATACTGGTCCCGTTACTGATATTGATCTTTATGCCGCATAATAAAGAGTCGAGTTATATCACTCCGTACTTGCCTGCGCTGGCGGTTATTTCAGCGATAGGGACAGCGGGCTTAAAAAGAGGTCCCAGGTACTTTATCCTGTGTTTTAGTTTTATTCTGTCATTATTGCTTTATTCTGAATTGAGTTCGATGATTAATCTTAACCTGCAGAAAATAAATATAAGTATCGCGCCTACCATGGAAATGAGCTATTTTCGTAAAGACGTTTTCGCTGACAACAACGAGGCCTATAAGGCTATTTCCAGTTATATCGAAAGTAAAAATAATACTGAGGGCATAAAAACAAAAACATTAGTACTCGTGCAAAACGCCCTTGAGGTCAATATGAATGTAATAAGAAATCTATCCTGGCACAGAAAACTGGACATAGATGTTTTTGAAGGTCTTCCGACTGATTTGTTTGCACCCGGTAAAAACTATGATACAATATTGTTTGCGGGGTCTCCAAACAGGGCAAATACTTATAAATACCTAAAACTTTGGGGGTTTTTGAATAAGTACAGATCAAAAAAAACAATATATATGAAAAACGCTCTTGAAGTTATCGCATATACCAAATGA
- a CDS encoding carboxypeptidase regulatory-like domain-containing protein, whose amino-acid sequence MNTVKKLVFTGIILCSPAVSSVYGSYAITTFAGNGIAGYSGDGGSAVSAKISYPYGVAVDTAGNVYISGCTGSINHRIRKINPSGIISNFAGTGTEDYSGDGGQATSAKLDTPRGVAVDATGNVYIVDQLNNRIRKVNTSGIISTFAGSGTAGYSGDGGQAASAKLNYPFGVAADASGNVYIADTGNFVIRKVNPSGIISTFAGNGTSGYSGDGGSASSAQLVQPVGIAADVSGNVYIADQSGNRIRKVNTSGKISTFAGNGTAGYSGDGGSADSAQLNNPQAVAVDTLGNVYISDYGNYRIRKVNTSGLIATFAGNGTAGFSGDGGSATSAQVDGPVGVAVDVSGNVYISDYTNIRVRKVFVNSETGIISGKITKSDGTTAISGVLVEVLESGVVISTATSDISGNYSITVGIGTYDVRTSLSGYQSQLKNGYSVSGGSIITINFSLTEAPSSQTGTLSCTIIASDGSAIINALIKIYQGSIPVNEGYSDPSGKCSFSLGAGSYDISVSKAGFQTKAQKGLSVTAEQTASANFSLAPAVQARTGTITCNIQCNGAVVVNAVIRITQNNDLIDVEQTDSIGTYGFSLAAGMYDINVSKTGYQTSNQTGVIVNNNQTTKVYISLLQTSQQKPQAGMQTTLGNNLFSPGAGGTCKIVYNVSQAGNVTIKICDLMGRQVRSAIDNSNYTAGSYQWDWDGKDDNGENVPSGIYILYFKYPGGTETRKIGVK is encoded by the coding sequence ATGAACACAGTTAAAAAGTTAGTGTTTACAGGTATTATTTTATGCTCACCAGCTGTCAGTTCTGTTTATGGCAGTTATGCTATTACGACTTTTGCCGGAAACGGAATTGCAGGGTATTCCGGAGACGGAGGCAGTGCGGTTTCTGCTAAAATTAGCTATCCATACGGAGTAGCGGTTGATACAGCAGGGAATGTTTATATTTCCGGATGTACCGGTTCAATAAATCATCGGATAAGGAAAATAAACCCGTCAGGCATAATATCGAATTTTGCAGGGACCGGAACAGAAGATTACTCAGGCGACGGAGGCCAGGCAACTTCCGCCAAACTTGATACTCCCAGAGGAGTAGCGGTTGATGCTACAGGGAACGTTTATATCGTGGATCAATTGAATAACCGGATAAGGAAAGTAAATACCTCAGGTATAATTTCTACTTTTGCGGGAAGCGGGACTGCCGGTTATTCTGGAGACGGGGGCCAGGCAGCTTCGGCTAAACTTAATTATCCTTTTGGAGTAGCGGCCGATGCTTCGGGGAACGTTTATATTGCCGATACAGGTAATTTTGTAATAAGGAAAGTAAACCCTTCAGGCATTATATCTACTTTTGCGGGAAACGGGACTTCAGGTTATTCCGGAGACGGAGGTAGTGCATCTTCAGCTCAACTTGTCCAGCCTGTAGGCATAGCGGCCGATGTTTCTGGGAATGTGTATATTGCGGATCAATCGGGCAATCGAATAAGGAAAGTAAATACATCTGGAAAAATATCTACCTTTGCAGGAAACGGGACAGCCGGTTATTCCGGAGATGGAGGTAGTGCTGATTCAGCTCAGCTTAACAATCCTCAGGCAGTAGCGGTTGATACTTTGGGGAACGTATATATATCTGACTATGGAAATTATCGAATAAGGAAAGTAAACACTTCAGGCCTAATAGCTACTTTTGCAGGAAACGGGACAGCCGGTTTTTCAGGAGACGGAGGCAGTGCAACTTCAGCTCAAGTTGACGGCCCTGTAGGAGTAGCGGTTGATGTTTCGGGGAATGTCTATATCTCTGATTATACTAATATTCGGGTAAGAAAAGTTTTTGTCAATTCTGAAACAGGAATTATTTCTGGTAAGATAACTAAATCCGATGGCACAACAGCGATTTCAGGAGTGCTTGTAGAAGTATTAGAATCCGGTGTTGTTATATCAACTGCAACAAGCGACATAAGCGGTAATTATTCAATAACGGTCGGAATAGGTACTTATGATGTAAGGACTTCCTTGTCAGGGTATCAATCACAGTTGAAAAATGGCTATAGTGTAAGTGGCGGTTCTATTATAACCATCAATTTTTCTTTAACGGAAGCTCCTTCATCACAGACAGGCACTCTTTCCTGTACGATAATAGCATCGGACGGTTCAGCCATTATTAATGCTTTAATAAAAATTTATCAGGGAAGCATACCTGTGAATGAAGGCTATTCTGACCCTTCGGGCAAATGCAGTTTTTCTTTAGGAGCCGGAAGTTATGATATCTCTGTTTCAAAGGCCGGCTTTCAAACAAAAGCGCAGAAAGGCCTTTCTGTTACTGCTGAACAGACAGCGTCCGCAAATTTTTCGCTTGCCCCTGCGGTTCAAGCCCGGACAGGGACCATTACGTGCAATATCCAGTGTAACGGAGCAGTTGTAGTAAATGCGGTGATAAGGATTACCCAAAACAACGATTTGATAGATGTAGAACAGACTGATTCCATAGGGACATACGGGTTTTCCCTTGCGGCAGGAATGTATGACATAAATGTATCTAAAACCGGCTATCAGACGTCAAACCAGACAGGCGTTATCGTAAACAATAACCAGACTACAAAGGTATATATTTCACTTCTTCAGACAAGCCAGCAAAAACCTCAGGCAGGCATGCAGACTACGCTCGGCAATAACTTGTTCAGCCCCGGTGCCGGCGGGACATGTAAAATTGTGTATAATGTGTCCCAAGCAGGCAATGTAACTATAAAAATATGTGATTTGATGGGGAGACAGGTGAGAAGTGCAATTGATAATTCAAACTATACCGCGGGCAGCTACCAGTGGGACTGGGACGGCAAAGACGATAACGGGGAAAATGTGCCGTCCGGCATATATATTTTATATTTCAAATATCCCGGAGGCACTGAAACAAGGAAGATAGGCGTAAAATAG
- a CDS encoding DUF5989 family protein has translation MSLVKEFLQFAWKEKKYWIIPMVLVFLILGLLIIFFESATVVPFVYTLF, from the coding sequence ATGAGTTTAGTAAAAGAGTTTTTACAGTTTGCCTGGAAAGAAAAGAAATACTGGATAATACCTATGGTCCTGGTTTTCCTTATCCTGGGGTTGTTGATTATTTTCTTTGAAAGTGCAACGGTAGTCCCTTTTGTTTATACACTTTTCTAA
- a CDS encoding carbamoyltransferase, whose translation MYILGISCWYHDAAACLLKDGRIAACSEEERFSRKKHDFEFPVNAINFCLEEAGITSKDIEYVVFYDKPIRKFDRILTSVIQNIPKSLKLFYLAVPLWLKEKLQFKRKIKKQLGIDADKVLFASHHSSHEASTFFLSPFSEAAILTVDGVGEWATASLGIGKENNIMLFEEMRFPHSVGLLYSAFTAFLGFEINDGEYKVMGLAPYGEPKYKDKVYKVVELNEDGSIKLNLEYFSFTYSTDATYTDKFLDIFGEPRDPKSLFFTEKSGYFSYYGQKPENYIEQQKKNQYYADIAASIQDVLEEILVKMAKYLYQKTKSKNLCYAGGVALNSKANYRLMKESGFENIYIQPASTDAGGAIGAALWAWCQVLKNKRVEVMEHAYYGKEYGEQEIVDAIKENNLKYKKIDDEQLIDEVSGLLSKGNVIGWYQGRTEWGPRALGNRSILADARNPKMKDIVNTKVKFREPFRPFAPSVLDTSVADYFEVDKESYVQRFMLMTYPVKKEMQKVIPAVTHEDGTSRIQSVIKQYNPRYYKLIEKFKEKTGVGVVLNTSFNLKGEPIVNSPGNAIKTYLNSGIDLLILGNYIVYK comes from the coding sequence ATGTATATATTAGGTATATCCTGCTGGTACCATGACGCAGCCGCCTGCCTTTTGAAGGACGGCAGAATAGCTGCCTGTTCCGAAGAAGAAAGGTTCTCAAGAAAAAAACATGATTTTGAATTTCCGGTAAATGCTATAAACTTCTGTCTTGAAGAGGCGGGCATTACTTCAAAAGATATTGAGTACGTGGTTTTTTATGACAAACCTATCAGAAAATTCGACAGGATACTTACCTCAGTAATCCAGAACATACCAAAATCCCTAAAACTTTTTTATCTTGCCGTGCCTTTGTGGCTCAAGGAAAAGCTGCAGTTTAAAAGAAAAATAAAAAAACAACTTGGCATCGATGCAGACAAAGTGCTTTTTGCTTCTCACCACAGCTCGCATGAGGCAAGCACATTTTTTCTGTCTCCGTTTAGTGAAGCAGCGATACTGACAGTTGACGGGGTCGGAGAATGGGCTACCGCAAGCCTCGGTATAGGAAAAGAAAACAATATTATGCTCTTTGAAGAGATGCGGTTCCCACATTCAGTAGGGCTTTTGTACTCGGCTTTTACGGCTTTCCTGGGTTTCGAAATAAACGACGGTGAGTACAAGGTCATGGGCCTGGCGCCGTACGGAGAACCGAAATACAAAGATAAAGTGTATAAGGTAGTGGAACTTAACGAAGACGGCAGTATTAAGCTTAATTTAGAATATTTTTCTTTTACCTATTCGACTGATGCTACTTATACGGATAAATTCCTTGACATCTTCGGTGAGCCTCGGGACCCGAAGTCCCTGTTCTTTACGGAAAAATCCGGGTATTTTTCCTATTACGGACAAAAGCCGGAAAATTACATTGAACAGCAGAAGAAAAACCAGTATTATGCAGATATAGCGGCAAGCATTCAGGATGTTTTAGAAGAGATACTTGTAAAAATGGCAAAGTATCTTTATCAGAAGACCAAATCAAAGAACCTTTGCTATGCTGGGGGGGTGGCTTTAAACAGTAAAGCGAATTACAGGCTTATGAAAGAATCAGGTTTTGAGAATATATATATCCAGCCCGCTTCTACCGACGCAGGAGGAGCTATAGGCGCTGCCCTGTGGGCCTGGTGCCAGGTATTAAAAAATAAGAGGGTTGAAGTAATGGAACACGCCTATTACGGCAAAGAATACGGCGAGCAGGAAATAGTTGATGCAATAAAAGAAAACAATCTAAAATACAAAAAAATAGACGATGAGCAGCTTATAGACGAAGTATCAGGTTTGCTTTCCAAGGGGAATGTTATCGGCTGGTATCAGGGAAGGACTGAATGGGGGCCGAGGGCTCTCGGCAACAGGTCTATTCTTGCGGATGCACGAAACCCGAAGATGAAAGACATAGTAAATACCAAAGTGAAATTCAGGGAGCCCTTCAGGCCTTTTGCCCCGTCTGTCCTTGATACTTCTGTTGCGGATTATTTTGAAGTTGATAAGGAAAGCTATGTCCAAAGGTTCATGCTTATGACTTATCCGGTAAAAAAAGAAATGCAAAAAGTGATACCTGCCGTGACCCATGAAGACGGCACTTCAAGGATCCAGTCTGTTATAAAGCAGTATAATCCCAGGTATTATAAATTGATAGAAAAGTTCAAAGAAAAAACCGGCGTCGGGGTTGTGCTTAATACTTCGTTTAATCTTAAAGGCGAGCCTATAGTAAACTCTCCGGGCAATGCTATAAAAACTTACCTTAATTCGGGTATTGACCTGCTTATTTTGGGAAATTACATCGTTTATAAATAA
- a CDS encoding proline--tRNA ligase codes for MKISKLFLPTLREVPADADVISAKLMLRSGMIRKVSSGIYEWLPLGLKVLKKVEEVVRLEMNAIGGQEVWFPLLLPKELWEETGRWNVYGKELFRIKDRKNSEFCLGPTHEEAVTDLVRRDVRSYRQLPLMLYQFGTKFRDEVRPRFGVMRAREFYMKDAYSFHADEKDAENYYLKAFEAYKKICERCGFKYRAVEATSGAIGGAFSHEFMVLAETGEEEIASCLCGYGANTEKTECIKTSAECQVRSSEQEQLQEILTPNIKTVEEVGAFLKEKPSQFIKTMIYLADGEPVIALVRGDYEINEHKLQSVLNCSILALADEQTIEKITGAPLGFAGPVKLKDNSVKIIADYSVEFILNGISGANRKDYHLVNININRDFKPGVIADIRKVVKGDACPRCNKELKFNRGIEVGHTFKLGTKYSKSMKAAYLDEQGKEKLMVMGCYGIGVSRIVAATIEQSNDENGIIWPVPLAPFEVIIVPINWLEENTRKTSEKLYNELLEKDIDVILDDREERAGMKFKDADLIGIPYRITISDRNLKDNKCELKARWEKKEESKLINVDEIVDVIIQLLKK; via the coding sequence ATGAAGATATCGAAATTATTTCTGCCAACTTTACGGGAAGTCCCGGCTGATGCGGATGTTATATCTGCAAAACTTATGTTAAGGTCCGGGATGATTAGAAAAGTATCTTCCGGTATCTATGAATGGCTCCCGCTCGGTTTAAAAGTATTAAAAAAAGTCGAGGAAGTGGTCAGGCTGGAAATGAATGCCATAGGAGGCCAGGAGGTCTGGTTTCCGCTGCTCCTTCCAAAAGAATTGTGGGAAGAGACCGGGCGCTGGAATGTGTATGGGAAAGAGCTTTTCAGGATCAAAGACAGAAAAAACTCCGAGTTTTGCCTGGGACCCACTCACGAAGAAGCAGTTACTGACCTTGTAAGAAGAGATGTGCGCTCTTACAGGCAATTGCCTCTTATGCTTTACCAGTTCGGCACAAAGTTCAGAGATGAGGTCAGGCCGAGGTTCGGCGTGATGAGGGCAAGGGAATTTTATATGAAAGACGCCTATTCTTTCCATGCGGATGAAAAGGATGCGGAAAATTATTACCTGAAAGCCTTTGAAGCTTATAAAAAGATATGCGAAAGGTGCGGGTTTAAATACCGCGCAGTTGAGGCTACCAGCGGAGCTATTGGAGGCGCGTTCTCGCATGAGTTTATGGTGCTTGCCGAAACCGGAGAAGAAGAAATAGCGTCATGCCTGTGCGGTTACGGAGCTAATACAGAAAAAACAGAATGCATTAAAACAAGTGCGGAGTGCCAAGTTCGGAGTTCGGAGCAAGAACAACTTCAGGAAATTCTTACACCTAACATAAAGACTGTTGAAGAAGTAGGGGCTTTTTTAAAGGAAAAACCTTCGCAATTCATAAAGACGATGATTTATTTGGCTGACGGCGAACCTGTTATAGCGCTTGTACGCGGCGACTATGAGATAAACGAGCATAAACTTCAATCGGTGCTTAACTGCTCTATCCTGGCTTTGGCGGATGAGCAAACGATAGAAAAAATAACAGGGGCACCTCTTGGTTTTGCCGGTCCGGTCAAGCTTAAAGATAATAGCGTTAAGATCATTGCGGACTATTCTGTTGAATTTATCCTTAATGGAATTTCAGGTGCGAACAGGAAAGATTATCATCTTGTAAATATAAACATAAACAGGGATTTTAAGCCCGGCGTTATTGCCGATATAAGAAAGGTGGTCAAAGGCGATGCCTGCCCGCGGTGCAATAAAGAACTCAAATTTAACAGAGGGATCGAAGTAGGGCATACTTTCAAACTGGGAACTAAGTATTCAAAATCCATGAAAGCGGCATATCTTGACGAGCAGGGAAAAGAAAAACTGATGGTGATGGGCTGTTACGGTATCGGAGTATCCCGTATAGTCGCAGCAACGATAGAACAGTCTAATGATGAGAACGGTATCATCTGGCCTGTCCCGCTTGCCCCTTTTGAGGTAATAATCGTTCCGATAAACTGGCTTGAGGAAAATACCAGGAAAACAAGCGAGAAACTCTATAATGAACTTTTAGAAAAAGACATCGACGTTATTCTAGATGACAGGGAAGAGCGTGCCGGAATGAAGTTTAAAGATGCAGACCTTATCGGTATCCCTTACCGCATTACGATAAGCGACCGGAACCTTAAAGATAACAAATGTGAACTTAAAGCCAGGTGGGAGAAAAAAGAAGAATCCAAGCTGATTAATGTTGACGAGATAGTAGATGTCATAATACAGCTGTTAAAAAAATAG